The genome window GGAGCACAACTCCCGACCCTACGTCATACTGGTCGGGCTTCTTGCCATCGGAAGTGGACTTGGTGGCACCCCTGGCCCCTTTGATGACGATGTCGAAGTCCAGGTACTCCCCGACCTCGTTCGGCTGGCACGTCCCGTTGCAGAACGTCCACCCGCTAACGGTTACACTGAACTTGAGGTCACCTGGGAACCAGATGTTACAAATGTTTGGGGCACTGGTTACAAAATCGATgtaaacacaaataatttaattgtataaCGTCAGTGAAATGTTATGGCGTTTTGGAGTATGTAAACTTAATAAACCTCACATGAAAAAGACTTGGGAACATATGACTAGCAGTTTGGGGCGTTGgtgcaaaaaaataaacattaaattcgACCTCAATTCTGGAAAAGGTGCAgtgtttttcatttttctttcgACACACATTTTATATGGTCGTGTTATATTATTATCATGTATCTATGTTTTACCTCTCTTGACAACAGTATCTTCGCCATCTTGACTTATGTTGCCGCcctgtttgaaaatgtacatgTCAACCATGACCTTGGCCCCATTGTTGATTTCCGCCGAAAAGTTGAGCTTCTTCGTGGAGATATTAGTTTCGGGATACTCGGAGTCGATCGGCGCACTGATGATTAGAATGGTTTATTTAAAATAGCGTAAATCATGTAAAAGGTAAAATATTACATCGGGTGTACTCAGGAAATTTCTTTTaatcatttataaattataactTTTTTTGCATATTATGACATTAATGTATATCTTATTATCTAATTAAGGAAATACTGTCCGTGCATATTGTATAATGTTTGATCTGAGTAAAGCTGGATCACGAGGCAATTTTGCTAAACATGATATGATCAACGgtagtaaaaaaatacaacactTCGAAATCCGCTTCATTTTCACGTCTTACAGCACCATGTATTGCCAAAGGCCTACCCGAAGGTGAAGGTCTGGCTTGCGAAGTTGTTGTATCCATGGTTATTATCCTTTATGTCACTTCCGTCGAAAGTCTTCTCCTTGAGGTTGTCGAACTCCACCGTCATGGTCTTTTTGCCATCTGAACATACATGGCACACATGACAGTAAATGAAACCAAAAATTATAACATGTAAATTTGCACCTATACATTTTGTTAcgtttatttgcaataaattggaATATTCGCATCGGAAATTTGGATCCGAATATTCTGCCGAATTAATTTTTATTCTAGTATTCGAATATTCATCGCCATCCCGTATATTTAAAAAGTTCGCTGATTTACACTCGGCAAAGTATTCTACGGAATGTGATAAGTGTCGTATTGAATGTCAATAGTTGACCTTTGAAGTCGACACACGACAATGTTagcaatcaaagcgctgaagccattgaagttgttcgctattgcataatcttagaagcaactcagttttcaaaattatgttatagctttttatatcgcaagtttgatatgaacacaacccattcaaatttataaagagtgtaacttagacaaaataacaacaatatgtctcttttttcgcaattggttgcttcactggcaaccatctttagaattttggttgccttgctaaagaatagcAAGCCTAGAATCCTgtaattgtgttatgtgtatcaaATACTATATCTATttgctttaaattattgagcaacaattttgccgacattacaggcttttaatgcatcatgttgtgagccggaattgaatcgtTTCCtatgcctaattgatccacagtcgccaatttgtattctatgtttaattggattgagttgttcaagctttgaaaaagatagttgccctgctttttagcccaactgtaaccagcatttgaaattgagtttcctgggttTAAATCTACTGgtcccaggctaacaggcaaccactaaaccagttagttattcatgatgtaagatctgacagtgtattgaactcattcaatttgcaagtctgaagatattaaagggaccttttcacgttttggtaaattaacaaaataaaacgacttaatttggagagttctgttgttgttgttgttgttaaaaaaattcatactacaatgattgcttatacatataaagtataaaatacatctctcaggatggccgagtggtctaaacgatggacttttattccaggggtcagtggttcgagcccagttgatggtaactcttttgtttctttaattttattcttgtatttttaatggagcttttaagatccaatgttcacatttatcaatattaaacatttaatgacaaactgtgaaaaggttccttaaagatgtttactaaaaatgccagtgtaaaaatttagaactcattggttgtttatttgatttaaaagtgattttgtatATTTACCTTGTcggcgaggttactttgaagttattatcacttttatatattttttttcaaatcattaataagataatttaagcttcattttgggacaacagggcttaatgcatatgtattgtcatcccagtaccagagactctctttaaacgaaaaacactttaaaatcagaaagtgtcgtccttgattagcttgtgcgcattgcacatgttaatcagtgtgcacaggctagtcttatttgatatgcattaagccccgttttccctgaaagcagccaatatgtacagatttcaatgataaactagCCAATgacgtcgcacaagctgttaaacactagactggccaatgtcgtcgcacaagctgttaaatactatTGACTACatacacactcactgtctgcagtgttctggtagtggtgaagtataaacaggcaggtgcggtggttatcgttcctagggtagttaagagcagactgacttgcaaaacttccTCTACATTAGTTAGCtagcgcgaacaactaaaaatcgtTCTCAATTGTCGAATGTCGTAAAGtgtttgattttaaatttgattgtgaATTAGAAAATTAAGTGGGATTCAGAGTGGATTTATTCGTCCTTAATCAGTTTTACCATTTAATTTGCCCTTGGGAAGGTCAGACATTATAACAATATGACATTTAACAATGGCTTTCAAAAAACATAAGGCCGTACAGGCGCTGCAGATCCTTTAATTGCATTCAACTTTACgcgttaaaaatacaaataataaggtTATTTCATTGATGATTTTTAAGTGTGCACCAAAATACgcgatttttttaattttaatgtaaataaatgttcatacagtcaagaatgtttttttaatactgaaaCATGAAACGACACAGCTTTCTGTTCCGCTTGCCCAAATTGTTTCCTGAATCAATGTATCCACTCGATGCACAAacaataaagttaacataaaacaacacagcTTTCTGTTCCGCTTGCCCTTATTGTTTCCTGAATCAATTTATCCACTCAATGCACaaacaataaagtcaacaatCAAGTGTTGTTTGAAAATCAGATCCGGTTTTTGTTTTTACCAGACATCGACATTGGACTACGCTTCTAAACATAATTTTAAGTACCGttcaatgtttgtaaaaataggCGGTTTCATACACCGCTTTCAGTATAATACCGGTATATACTGATATGTTCAATCTTTGTGAAATTAACTCTCCACAACTATTTACATTAAATGCATCATTTCTAACACAATGTAATTTTTCTATATACTTTACATTTAAACtgtagtaatatttatttgatcatGCATTATGTATTGAAAAGTCGTGGGGTTTACTTAAGTGCTTACCGCACATCATTTACTATCATAAATTCTGTTTTAATGTTGAATGTACATGATATTATCATTTAACTATTGTCTCTGACGTACCGCCACTAACGAAAAAACTAGTGATTGGGTTCGATGAAAACGACGACAATTTACAGAAAATAACACGAAACATCACGCATATTAAGCCATCGCCCTTTAATGACTCATCGACCCACCTGTCACCTGTTGACTGGTTTCCAATATGTGAATAGCATATTGACGGTGGACCAAACACATGTCGAAatcaataactcatacatgtgaCTCAGAACGCGGAGTATAGTTGTATGCATggtgtatataattatttgtgaCTTGGATAAACAGAATAAATAAAGCCAATGTAGCAACTACTACTGATatatatcacatttttgttgttgaatagATAATCTATTAACAAGGCCCGTCGTATATGCAGCTTTAGTAAAACGGATTCAAATTCCCACATCCACACACTAGTCATACTCGTAGTAAAAAGCATAATTCACATTACAATATCTAAGTGTGGAAGATCAATGATGAAACCTATTCCATACAAACATGATTTGTAAATATGTCCGGATTGGAAATTAAACACACATATCAGTCacgttctggggaaactgggcttaaagcatatgcgtaaagtgccctcgaagattagccttgcagtccgcacagtcagggatgacactttatgccttaactgaattttcgctaagtacagacttcctttaaactaaaaatactataaaggcggaaagtttcgtccctgactagcatatgcagactgcacatgccaatctgTGATggcacttcatgcacatgcattaaaccctgttttcccaggaaGCGACTCATTTGAATTTACACGAACACCTACCGCTGTTGGTGAAGGCTATTTTCCCGGACTTCCCTAGCACCTTAACGGACACCCCGCTATCCGAGATATCCTTGTCTTCTGAAGGGGCGGAGGTGGGCGTGGTGGTGGAATTCTCATCCGTCAGCTTCACAATGGGATCATAAAGGGCGCTCTTTGTGAACGGCTCAAACCGGAAGACAAATGTCTGCTTGGTTCCCTTCATCTCCACCTTTGGGAAGCCAGCCGGCATCTGCTTGGTCTCGTTGTAATCGCTGCTGTTCGTGTATATGACCTAAAATTGTCGTTGAAGAAAACAGTTTTAGGAGATTTAGCATAGTTATTATACCAATCATGTATATGGTGATGACCATGACGATATTTAGAATGTTGATGGTTGTTGTGGTTATGGTTATTATAATGACGGTGATGActgttattatatttattaagatgaccatgaagaagaagaagaagatttcATTCACCTAGCTAAGGTACTTTTTAGTTATGGCGCAATCCAGATTTGAGTTTTTAATCAATTCTGTAACCAAATGAAtttgcatgttgttgttttctgacaGCCTCCAACGATACCGGAACAAACTAGTCAAATGTAACATCAAATTAAACGAGGACATAAAAATGCTCTATTTATACCAGAAcactgtttataaaaaatatgcatgTCCTGTAATGGGGGCAATATTAACCAGATCGATCTAGCTTATATACCCAGAGCGTTAGCATTGTGATGCAGAagagacattattttattttacagaacACACTGTGGTAATAGTTACTATTTCAAAAAGCGTATAATTAACAATGCTTTTCCTTGCATTTATATTATGAGCGATATTTACAGCttagtaaacttttttttaactttttagatTGTATGACAATTAAAAATCACGAGTATTggtaaacaaatgtcatttttAACACATTAGACATGTAAACGATGAAAAAACGCTCGCGTTTAACAAACATTATGATTCAGATCGGTTCATATTTATAGTCAAGCGTTACCAGTTTTTGAGAATACTAAACCTTAGTCGAAAACTATTTATAACTAATATCGTATTTCATGGTAACGTAGTAGAAGATACATGTAAGAAGGGAACATGTATTTGTCTTCCGCATGGTAGTGACGTGatttttctttatgttttgttgttgttgttgttgctttgttGTATTTCAAAGTTGCCATAACAATGTTTCAACTGAATTATATCCATTCCACGGATGCTTTGTGTGTATATACATACTTGCTATAATGTCAACTCATTGGAAATACATTCATCTTCAATCTTTAATATAGTTGTATACAACAAACGGCAATCTCGTCCGCTATACGCCATGTGTCTTACCTGACGCAGCTATAATGTCAACTCTCTTTGGAAATATATTCATCTTCAATCTATAATATAGAGGTATATAACAAGCGACAATCTCGTCCGCTATACGCCAAGTGTCTTACCTGACGCAACGACAGAGATAAAATCAGCACAGCGCCCATAAAACTAAATTTATGGTGCAACAAAAACTGGCTGGACTTAGAAAATGGTCTATAATGTGTTTACAAATAGAGGGTGGACATAATTAGTGCCGTACGAGGCCATGAATCATACATGTCTTCCCAACCTGTTGGCTGCTTTATTGTGCGTGCATTTGCCTCTATATAGGAATTTGTTTATGAtgtcaaactttttttatttgatctGTATATAGTATGCCTTTTATGGTGGCATATTCCTGAATAAAATAACCAGACAAGTTCATGAATAATTGACTAAATTTCATGCgatattgcaaaaacatttatgaaagtaCCTACAATTTTCGATAAGGCTTTTTTATTGTTAGAACTTTGGTCTTCGTATAACGTAGATAATTTTGTCAAAGTGCACATGTCTACACGTCCAGAGGTATAATTCTGTATAAGATAATCAGAtacttttcaatttaaaaatgacaacattttataaatactacCACACCTTTTAATGACAGCAGCTATAattttagcgatttttttttaaaactaaattttagtcttcaaatgaaataaatgaaatcgcATTAGTGCCTCGATCTGAATAAAATATTATAcagaaaaatgtataataattgtGATTTTCCATTAAAAACCTTATTTTCTCCCCAAAAATGAAATAAGTATAGCTGACAGATAATTATGAACGATGTTTTAATGAACGACAGTGGAATATTACTGCAAACGATAACCTGATACTTTTCACGAAAAATCAGAAAACAATATGAAAACACTTTTCCtgaaaatgtatttcatgttCGCATACGATTAATGTCAATCAACTTTTGCGCGCTAAAACATGTACAACGTGAAATCTTATATATTCTGCAAATGGTCTTTGACAAAAATGTTACATTAATCGTACAAACCTCGGTGGGAACCATAACTGTCGCTCCACCCAGCTCGTAGGTATTGTTTCCGCCTGCAGAAGAATTCAAAACGCTGCCTTTGCCTTTAATCTCGACGTAAAAATCCAGATATGCGCCTTTGTAGGACGTCTGACCCTGCGTACAGCTCACATTACCCACGCCACAGAAAGGCCAAGACTCTATCTTCACGTTGAACTTCATGTCTCCCGTTCTCACCGTCATGTTTTTGCCGTCAACAGTTATGTTTCCGTTCGACGAAAATATGTAGACGTAAGATGTCAGTTTGGCCGTTCCGTCAATTGTCTGCCCCTGGCCAACGCGAATGTTTGCCGTGAAACTAAACTGAGTCACGTTGACGTCTGTGCCCTTGTACGTCGTTTCTGTTTGTTGAGAGAAGTTGAAATTCATGGTGGCAAAAGTGTTAAAGGAATGACTGGGGGTCGCATTATTTGCACTATCTAGTTCCTTTATTTCGTCCATTGTGATGGTGACCCCCTCGGACTCATTTCCCGTCGCCTTGTACACCTTGATTTTGCCCGACTGGCCGAGTACCTTGGTGGTTATGCCTCCGACGGTGACGTTCTTGTCGGCCTCAACAGCAACGACCAGGAACGAAGAAAACAACACCAGCTTCCACATGTTAAATCAAGACGTTTATATAAATATCTACTTTAAGATTTCCCAATAACGATGATCGAGCGGTTGTCAAACTTAAAATTTGATTTtccagtgaaaaaaaacaacaacccgtcTTACCACTGACGTAAATGAACACTAGATACTGTTATGCGCTCGAATAAAGTAAATCAAACATGTCGTGCGTGTTGGGTTTTATATGATTCAGTTTCCAATAGCACGTGATATCCTTTATGGTAATTTAAACACCCGAAGTAAAACTACGCCTTTATGACACGCCAATAACAATAAACACATCTCATGATCAATCTAAAAATAGAATGACCGAGGTGAGTAAGAAAATGTGAGTTGATTTACGCATTTGGGGCGTCTCTACCATTAAATAGTGGGCTTGGATGAATGTAAACAACCCAAGGGCATTGCCTGTTAAAACTAGAGCAAAATGACGTAGTAACTAAAAGGTAGGAAGTATGTCGCGTTCAATACTCGTTCAATACCAATAGACACATCGCATGATCTGGAAAATATAATCAAAGCTCGGAAGGCTCTGCAGTTATTCACTATTGTGCAAACAGGCGGTATTGTACTTCAGTAATCTGGAAAACCCAACTTCGGTCTTCAACATTAAAGAGCAACCAGAATGAATTGGAGTTGaacatataatattatatgtaatatacatgtatagtgaaacAAAACGCACATTGGCTGTGCCAAGTACATCCTTATGTCGTCCGTTCCATCATCAAAATCATATCAGTCGTCCTCATCGTCATCGACGATGATTTTGCTGTTGATGGTGATCAttgttttaagcatgtttagCCTGTTGGCATACCGGTAACATAACACACATTGTATGTTACGCTAAAAAACGTCTACGTAAAAATTAGCGCTAAATGTTTATTCATTTTGAGAAATAATTTCCTGATGTGTGTGGAACATTAATTCCTTTTCCAAATAGGTCAAGTTTTGGTTCAATACCGTGtttggtatttatattttaagaaacCAAAGAACTGGTTGAAGTTCATTCGTTTGGACAACGGAGACAAAAAGTTTACCAACATTGCATTGAATGAGGGTCAAAGTTAATAccacccccacacacacaccgaaagaatcaacaacaaaaacgttcaaatatatacgagaaaGGTCTTATGTGTTTTACGCTTCCCCGATAATAATGATCAAGATGTTGTCAATCTTAATATTATTATACAGTGCAAACAAAACCGTCTCCACAATGTTAAATACGTTAGTGAACACTAGCTATTCAAATGCGTTCGAAAGAGGTGGATTACATGTCGAATTGCGTGTCGGGTTATATATTTGTCAGTTTTCAATATCACGTAATATCGTTAATATGTAAATTTTGTCCTAGGTGATGATGAAAAAGTCAAAGACCGGACGGACTGATATATCGTGAAGGAAAGAACGCACACAATATTGGGTATTGAAATAGGGCGTTTGTTATAAATTGCGACACAgtaagtaaatataaaataaattcttTCCCGAAACACACGCACTACAACTTTATGACGCGttcaattacaataaatataccaCATGATCTGGAATATTGAATAACGGAAGTGCATCAGTTACGTGAGTGAAGGTATGCATTTGGACCTTCCTATCATAAAATAGTGGGCATGGGCGAATGTAAACAACCAATCGACATTAGTCGTTGAAACTAGAGCAATGACGAAGTAAGTAACATGTATGTCAAGCTGCACGTTGCTATATACCCGTAATAAACGATATAAGGCGTTGTTGCGGATGGTGTTTATGGTGataatgacgatgacgatgatctTGCTATTGATTATGCGGAGGAGGAAAAAGACGACGACGATTTTTTCAGCAAGTTTGATTTTTTACATACCGGTTTACAAATAAACATTGAGTGTTAGAGAGCTAGAAAAGAAGAAATACAGTACTGTTACATTTAACATTGAAAGAACTCACACCAATTTAGTCAATCACATTTCTTCCTGTTTACATTTGATACTTTCATGTTTTATGCGTTTGTATCGCTCCCTCTTCCAAAAAGGTCAGGTTTAAGGTTCAAGACCCTTTTTAGTTTTGATTTTTAATTAAGCAAATAAATGTCGGGAAAAGTTTGACAAAAATCATTGGATATTGAGAAGTCTCAAAGATTATGTTACACCACTATCGCCTAAAAGAATAGTTAATTTAAAACGACATAATTCAGACAATTGTTAAAGGGAATATTATACGACTGTGGTGTTTCGATGGGTTGTATCGCACGAGTTGATTGAGTTTCGTTGTATTTTACGAGTCCGTAGGGCGGGTGGAATAATTGTCTGCACAAGTGCGATTCAATCCATTCTGGTCTAATAACTTAGAATTTTTATTCGCATAGTATGCCTTAATTACAATATAATGCACTGTAATTTTTTTCACGGTAATTTTGCATCTCAGACTTCGACCACTATTTACTGATTTGAATGTAGCAAACAAATTAAACTCTGTGACATATGGTGCGTGTGCAATTAATTTAACAATAGATGGTTTTAAAACTGGTATTGCCCCTCCTTTACTTTGAACACAGAGCTTCACCAATTTGTGACTAATTATACTCTCTGACGCCGCACACCGTAATATGTTTCAAGCGGATGCTAAAAAAGTTGCCCTTGGGCCGTGGGAAGTTTTGACGAAAGAGGCATTATGAAACAAACCTTTGTAGAGAATATGGTCCATTATGCGataacaatatcaaatataaaacctGCGAACCTTGTGGTTTAGGTGAAATTAGTTTGCTAATACAtgttgtgtgtaatataatacaatttattacttATATCAGTGGAAGAAACTTCCCGTTCGGGAAACTAGGGGAATCCCTATATtggtttcctgatcgggaaactcatggacaaaatttgcaattttattcCCGATCGGGAAATAAAACAGCAATGTTATGGTGGGTTCAGAAAATGGACTTGGGGAAAACTTTTAGATACAACAAATCTGTTTTCAACACTACCTTTCTGTAGagtaaatacatatctaaattttTACCGTGCAAATTTTTTAAGGCcctggttttctttcaatatagttgCACAAATTGAATAATCAACGAAAAAATGGTAACATCAGTGTTTTCCCGAATAAGAAACTAAAATTCCTAATCGGGAAACTATCCGAATTGACAGTTTTAGAGGTTTCCTGATTGGGAAACATAGTTTCCTAATCAGGAAAAAGTGCATACGTATCCAGTTAATGTATACATGCATTATTTCTAGACATTAACACAAACATGGCGTCAAAAGTTGAAGGTGGACGTTTTCCTAAACAATGTGGAACTAGTTATATGCATTCATACTGGAAAATTTAGCCTAATTAGAATATTGTCCAAAGAACTAAGATCAGAAAAGTACGAAAGCCCATAAGTACCACTGGAAAAATATATTTCGAAGTCTTATTAACGCAAATAAAGGCGTAACTACGATAACAAACATGTAATAACGCAAATAAACGCATTATAACGCTAATAAACGCGTAATAAcgctaaaaaaggcgtaataacgccaaactgaaAGGCGTACAAATGCTTAAAAGGTGTAATAACGCTACAAAAGGCGTAACAACGCTATAAAAGGCGTAAAAACACCAAACTAAAACGCGTACTAACGCTATTTAAAACCGGTGCTATAACGCTAAACTAAAAGGCGTACAGACGCTAAAACAGGTGCTAAAACGCAAACTAAAAGGCGAACAAacgctaaaaaggcgtaataacgccaaacttaGAGGCGTACAACGCTAAAAAAGGCGCAGTAACGCGAAAAAAAGGCGTACATacgctaaaaaggcgtaataacgcctatttcaaaggcgtacaaacgctttaaAAAGTCGTAATAACGCCTTTTGTTCTATATAAAGTGATGGCATCTTTGAAGACTTTAAATCAAACCAAAACATTATGGATACAGTTGAGTTTAttgtgtttgtaaaaacaatttatGTCTTTCTAGAAATCGTCCCTATAAGCCAGAATAGACAACCGACATTTGTATGGAATCTTGCTAGTACAATCCCCTATGAATGGGTTGATTTTATGCCTATAACTTTAAAGTACGACGATGCTGTAAGTGGAACCATCCACATAGGAAGGCGACTGTTCGTCAAATGAAGTCAAATGATATGTACgcgtttaatttttgtttatactTATGACTGAGattttcaagtttgaaaagtgttgcgttagaaaaattcCCAAGTGTACGTTTAAGACAGCTAATTAGATTAGGATAAAATCGTCTATAACAATATGTGAGACTAAATATTGTGAcgtgaaaaaaacactttattttctgtgaggtatctttcttttttgcctactgttaattaattcaaatgctttttgacgatgcgaacagcatcgtccaaggtttgataatcatcctaaaaaaattcataatggcggcctat of Dreissena polymorpha isolate Duluth1 chromosome 15, UMN_Dpol_1.0, whole genome shotgun sequence contains these proteins:
- the LOC127861256 gene encoding uncharacterized protein LOC127861256, whose translation is MWKLVLFSSFLVVAVEADKNVTVGGITTKVLGQSGKIKVYKATGNESEGVTITMDEIKELDSANNATPSHSFNTFATMNFNFSQQTETTYKGTDVNVTQFSFTANIRVGQGQTIDGTAKLTSYVYIFSSNGNITVDGKNMTVRTGDMKFNVKIESWPFCGVGNVSCTQGQTSYKGAYLDFYVEIKGKGSVLNSSAGGNNTYELGGATVMVPTEVIYTNSSDYNETKQMPAGFPKVEMKGTKQTFVFRFEPFTKSALYDPIVKLTDENSTTTPTSAPSEDKDISDSGVSVKVLGKSGKIAFTNSDGKKTMTVEFDNLKEKTFDGSDIKDNNHGYNNFASQTFTFGAPIDSEYPETNISTKKLNFSAEINNGAKVMVDMYIFKQGGNISQDGEDTVVKRGDLKFSVTVSGWTFCNGTCQPNEVGEYLDFDIVIKGARGATKSTSDGKKPDQYDVGSGVVLLSKKLKKDNENYENMTATYPMLMTQGSKQIFRLRFPKFTKKVFYDPSLSFFADSGTGGSAGMSAGSLLLMVASLLAMSINRY